Proteins from one Pseudoliparis swirei isolate HS2019 ecotype Mariana Trench chromosome 22, NWPU_hadal_v1, whole genome shotgun sequence genomic window:
- the LOC130212726 gene encoding histone-lysine N-methyltransferase ASH1L-like isoform X2, giving the protein MDQRVKGGAPTTTNSTLDPTSASEDSEVVEKKKRGEVEKGDVGEKEEEKRGAVKKREGDKGAVLELLIEGRCGSAGQQQLQISGRETSCPEGNVRLRIGLQAKRTKKPPKILESYVCKPTVRTYQRQARGGMLRGNGDGGPQNKTSSTPDEATRDQRSVLDSVQTTSKQTASAASPPLASSSLSSSSSQPLSLSSTASTTAPAVTSQGTKSVKQVPVKLTNKTEVNSNGSSERVKKKKLPSVNGKPVSAGHKPCFAATDQTALVAPPTTCIQGPSASETRNEGKTSKKHNGWVQTAKKKRLSNGKGSVDICGTSTSQKKQVGKHSSSSSVSFMDSSARLTAFTSSHKELSMSNKSRPDSPFSSLVTPKPQSFPTMALSSSQTQDQNPSLQASLETKRDKDRKSKKDKQKVKKSKRDKLGAERAKSQIRKEEGKKKKKEKGKNGKSRHGKEKEEGHRTDDTWWDELKTERGKAEKKRDTLSPDSLRPEDNTLGETADTGKLDKTFRVVNPGRSDEMDKMEDSCKSLKQAEPETATGDSSKSKEQDVSRHSTVPPSHPPSSALPSLPTPSAPVSPPFPPQEQDSRPLKKRKARRPSWTKLVHRAQRAENQEAPSDSQHNPLLSFPQNPKMPLPAKATIHQIDESHTAPSGSLNSSSCLLSSATKPPSPKQSHPTSGPSFPASRCPIAPARKRGRPKSHSCSADEPPTRLLPNNIATEVPLMGCDRVQKAPVLEASPKPKCAAQFTSSPKKRGRPPKRPLPEDHSRDPLNRTERSEDFHTPEKGSRQLKIRRLISEMKKRKKRRLHKAMLSGYVGKEARGGQAADPEISLRMSKSIEATTVHTLSALSSSFGSKLGPQINVSKRGTIYMGKRRGRKPKANSNSQNTTQSSLFHNPSETSLFSSHQPQPPPSHPFPSPSLTHSSGAQSPYSEGSLTEPTSSLIFPHPFSLPSPSSSCTSPHPLSSSSLSPFVKKSCPCQGRHHFPFHQSSCKLSCPTPPLHHTPGSPGHLKEATPSPRSESHSEDTLPSDSGIGTDNNSVSERAEMRGLRGMFRLGQGSGGILAGQRHPSSLADRPSPLSSPLSLMPRHTNPVPNSTTAERHRDRHSHRRRDYDCSSSCSCLCPCSNKCSPLDYYPCLGHNALKRQKNKHKKKHQQLHMQDPEFLAELEDLIGQFSEIHIGRRSWARTGLGQGLDGSRNAAGGRRHHSSHSLRSNIFRINLNGFYSPHPSPYSANPSFSPQPFYPCQPVHCSRKPDSRQCGCSSKFQESIDNMGFYGSYPQGTNLYHHLPSSYQLPSPHQYAPHQSHHAHFLLNPARFHRRRSRLLREGALGGQVEGDIGGSGGASHLSSGFTSSLLCGCGRSEHKHKHKHRHRHSEQDMDEEEELHEEEEEDGIDREGLASSKPRAGFISGPGEAGRKGSRGMGSAAAATSSFSAERFKHTSLTSLGLGSSHLSSFGGSWGGLGQTGTTFGGLGATGFGNTTPSWRSFTGEQHTGRQVASDGEDDDGEDESHLYRRSPSPTHTNLFTSAALATRGTGLRSGLASKSPGSGDRSWRKDEPAWTERREAGLQGDSRCRGQQNSVPTSDSVAAGGKRRPGRPRKHPLPSTVSSLVHSSAAPSMASPDLLPGHNRDGREVGGPERERGGDTGQQVTELELQARKKRGRKRKHGDSPCHQSVTEDKPECDTPPECFSQSVVDQAPSQPETIQREERTDGPPRKKFLRAGLYSDDYKTKDPPSQVRQLCKESIDYSPGEHEYSLLPAPIHVGKYLRLKRIHFQLPYDVMFLWQNNQLQKQPAVPLKRKRRYCRLKGRIVSSHRTAESSSDISSLFPHLDMEPLTSSERSFVVKHHVFLVRNWDLVRDRQIRLRIERERDAEGEEPDSQRLSCDGSSGDESHIMSGP; this is encoded by the exons ATGGACCAGAGAGTGAAGGGGGGAGCCCCTACAACCACAAACTCCACTCTGGACCCCACCTCTGCATCTGAAGACTCTGAAGTGgtagagaaaaagaagaggggtGAGGTGGAGAAAGGAGATGTaggggaaaaggaggaggagaaaagaggagcagtgaaaaagagagaaggagacaagGGGGCAGTGCTGGAGTTGCTCATCGAGGGGCGTTGTGGAAGCGCAGGGCAGCAACAGCTTCAGATCTCTGGCAGAGAGACCAGCTGCCCCGAGGGGAATGTACGTCTCCGAATTGGACTCCAGGCCAAGCGTACCAAAAAACCGCCCAAGATCTTGGAGAGCTACGTCTGCAAGCCCACCGTCAGGACCTATCAGAGACAAGCCCGGGGGGGAATGCTGAGGGGGAATGGAGACGGAGGACCGCAGAATAAAACCAGCTCCACTCCAGACGAAGCAACCAGAGATCAACGTTCAGTTTTGGATTCGGTCCAGACCACATCTAAACAAACTGCATCTGCTGCTTCACCACCACtggcatcatcatcattatcatcttcatcatcgcaGCCACTGTCGTTATCATCAACAGCTTCCACGACAGCCCCGGCCGTAACCAGCCAAGGGACCAAGTCAGTCAAACAG GTTCCTGTCAAACTGACCAATAAGACAGAGGTTAATTCAAATGGCTCATCTGAGAgagtgaagaaaaagaagcttcCCAGTGTCAATGGCAAGCCTGTCTCTGCAGGACATAAACCCTGCTTTGCTGCAACAGACCAAACAGCTTTAGTTGCTCCTCCCACCACATGCATCCAAGGCCCATCTGCATCGGAAACCAGGAATGAAGGGAAGACCTCCAAGAAACATAATGGTTGGGTTCAGACAGCAAAAAAGAAGAGACTATCTAATGGGAAAGGCTCTGTCGACATCTGTGGCACTTCCACCTCACAGAAAAAACAAGTTGGAAAACACAGcagttcctcctctgtttccttcATGGACTCCTCAGCAAGACTTACAGCCTTCACCAGCTCCCATAAAGAACTCAGCATGTCCAATAAGAGCAGACCAGActctcctttctcttctttAGTCACCCCTAAACCACAGTCCTTTCCCACTAtggctctctcctcttcccaaaCCCAAGATCAGAATCCCTCTCTACAGGCCTCactagagacaaagagagacaaagacaggaaatcaaagaaagacaaacagaAAGTCAAAAAATCAAAGAGAGATAAATTGGGAGCTGAAAGAGCAAAGAGTCAGATCagaaaggaggaagggaagaaaaagaaaaaggagaaagggaAAAATGGTAAATCAAGGCAtggcaaagaaaaagaggaaggacATAGGACTGATGATACGTGGTGGGATGAGTTAAAGACTGAAAGAGGAAaggcagagaaaaagagagatacGCTGAGCCCAGACAGTCTTAGACCAGAGGATAATACATTAGGTGAAACCGCTGATACTGGTAAACTAGATAAAACCTTTAGAGTTGTGAATCCAGGCAGATCAGATGAGATGGACAAGATGGAGGACAGTTGCAAGTCACTTAAACAAGCCGAGCCAGAAACCGCAACAGGTGACTCCAGTAAATCAAAAGAACAAGATGTCTCAAGACATTCAACTGTGCCTCCAAGCCACCCCCCCTCTTCTGCTCTTCCCTCTCTGCCCACTCCCTCTGCCCCTGTttctccccctttccccccccaagAGCAGGACAGCCGTCCTCTTAAGAAGCGTAAAGCCAGGCGGCCCAGCTGGACCAAGCTGGTGCACCGGGCTCAGAGGGCCGAAAATCAGGAAGCTCCTTCAGATTCCCAACATAATCCTTTACTAAGTTTCCCCCAGAACCCCAAGATGCCCCTTCCTGCCAAGGCCACTATTCATCAGATTGATGAGTCACACACAGCTCCCTCTGGCTCGTTAAACAGCAGCTCTTGCCTTCTCTCGTCTGCAACCAAACCTCCATCTCCAAAGCAGAGTCATCCCACATCAGGCCCTAGTTTCCCTGCTTCCAGATGCCCCATAGCCCCTGCCCGAAAAAGGGGGCGCCCAAAATCCCACAGCTGTAGCGCAGATGAACCTCCCACGAGACTTTTACCAAACAATATCGCAACTGAGGTGCCGCTCATGGGGTGTGACAGAGTTCAAAAAGCGCCAGTGCTGGAGGCAAGTCCGAAACCGAAGTGCGCCGCTCAGTTTACATCCAGCCCCAAGAAGCGTGGACGTCCCCCCAAGCGACCCCTCCCCGAGGACCACAGTCGAGATCCACTGAATCGCACTGAAAGGAGTGAAGATTTTCACACACCTGAAAAGGGGAGCAGGCAGCTGAAGATCAGGAGGCTGATTAGcgagatgaagaaaagaaagaagaggagacttCACAAGGCAATGCTTTCTGGGTATGTGGGAAAGGAGGCAAGGGGAGGCCAGGCAGCAGATCCTGAGATCTCTCTGAGAATGAGTAAATCAATAGAGGCTACAacagtacacacactctcagccctgtcctcctcctttgGGAGCAAGTTGGGCCCTCAGATCAATGTGAGCAAGAGAGGGACCATCTACATGGGCAAGAGACGAGGACGCAAGCCGAAAGCTAACAGCAACTCCCAGAACACCACACAGTCGTCCTTGTTTCACAATCCCTCTGAAACatctctcttctcatctcaccAACCCcagcctcctccctctcacccatTCCCATCTCCATCTCTCACCCACTCCAGTGGGGCCCAGAGCCCTTATAGTGAAGGCAGCCTCACAGAGCCAACATCCTCCCTGATTTTTCCTCaccctttctccctcccttccccatCATCCTCCTGTACCTCcccccatcctctctcctcctcatccctctctcctttcgTGAAGAAGAGTTGTCCATGTCAGGGAAGGCATCATTTCCCCTTCCACCAGTCTTCGTGTAAGCTCTCCTGTCCCACCCCTCCGCTGCATCATACACCAGGCTCTCCCGGCCACCTGAAAGAGGCCACCCCCTCCCCCAGGAGCGAGTCGCACAGCGAGGACACGCTGCCTAGCGACAGCGGGATTGGAACGGATAACAACAGTGTTTCTGAGCGAGCGGAGATGAGGGGGCTCAGGGGCATGTTCAGGTTGGGTCAGGGATCAGGAGGGATTCTAGCGGGCCAAAGGCACCCCTCCTCTCTTGCGGATcgaccctctcctctctcttcacccCTCTCTCTAATGCCGAGACACACAAACCCCGTCCCCAACTCCACGACTGCAGAGCGGCACAGAGACCGACACAGTCACAGGCGAAGGGATTACGactgttcctcctcctgttcttgCTTGTGCCCGTGCTCCAACAAGTGCTCTCCTTTGGACTATTACCCATGCCTCGGACACAATGCACTGAAGagacagaaaaataaacataagaaGAAGCACCAGCAGCTGCACATGCAGGATCCAGAGTTTCTGGCCGAGCTAGAAGATTTGATTGGTCAGTTCAGCGAGATCCACATTGGACGACGGAGTTGGGCGAGGACAGGACTGGGACAGGGCTTGGATGGGAGTAGGAATGCTGCTGGGGGAAGGCGTCATCACTCCTCACATTCTCTCCGCTCCAACATCTTCAGGATCAATCTGAATGGCTTCTACTCTCCTCACCCCTCACCTTACTCTGCTaatccctctttctccccccaGCCGTTCTACCCTTGCCAGCCAGTGCATTGCAGCAGGAAGCCGGACAGCAGGCAATGTGGTTGCTCGTCCAAATTTCAGGAGAGCATTGATAATATGGGCTTTTACGGCAGCTATCCCCAAGGCACGAACCTTTATCACCATCTCCCCAGCTCCTACCAGCTTCCCTCACCACACCAGTACGCCCCCCATCAGTCCCATCATGCACACTTCCTCCTCAACCCGGCCAGATTCCACAGGCGAAGGAGCAGGTTGCTGCGGGAGGGAGCTTTAGGAGGGCAGGTTGAGGGAGATATAGGAGGCAGTGGAGGAGCCTCACACCTCAGCtcagggttcacatccagcctCCTGTGTGGCTGTGGGAGgagtgaacacaaacacaaacataaacaccgGCACCGGCACAGCGAGCAAGacatggatgaggaggaggagttgcacgaggaagaggaggaagatggaattGACAGAGAGGGACTGGCGAGTTCAAAGCCAAGGGCAGGGTTCATTTCGGGGCCAGGTGAAGCGGGAAGAAAAGGTTCCAGAGGAATGGGgtccgctgctgctgccacaTCGTCATTCTCAGCAGAGAGGTTCAAACACACATCTCTCACCTCACTGGGGCTgggctcctctcacctgtcttcATTTGGAGGCAGCTGGGGCGGTCTGGGCCAGACAGGGACAACATTTGGGGGCCTGGGAGCCACAGGATTTGGAAATACAACTCCCAGCTGGAGAAGCTTTACCGGAGAGCAACATACAGGCCGACAGGTCGCATCTGACGGAGAGGACGACGACGGCGAAGACGAGTCACACCTGTACAGGAGGTCACCGtccccaacacacaccaacCTGTTCACATCAGCTGCCTTGGCAACAAGGGGGACGGGTCTGAGGAGCGGATTGGCCAGTAAGAGTCCAGGAAGTGGGGACAGGTCGTGGAGGAAAGATGAGCCAGCATGGACTGAGAGGAGAGAAGCAG GTTTACAAGGTGATTCAAGATGCCGGGGGCAGCAGAACTCCGTGCCAACGTCAGACAGTGTTGCAGCGGGGGGGAAAAGAAGGCCGGGCCGGCCCAGAAAGCATCCGCTCCCCTCCACTGTATCCTCCCTCGTGCACTCATCTGCAGCGCCCTCCATGGCATCACCCGACCTCTTGCCAGGACACAacagagacgggagagaagtgggagggccagagagagagagaggaggcgacacAGGGCAGCAGGTGACAGAGTTGGAGCTGCAGGCCAGGAAGAAAAGGGGACGGAAGAGAAAACATGGTGACTCTCCTTGTCATCAGAG TGTCACTGAGGATAAACCAGAGTGTGACACCCCCCCTGAATGTTTTAGCCAATCAGTTGTCGACCAGGCTCCATCTCAACCAGAAACCAtccaaagagaggagagaacagacGGGCCTCCCAGGAAGAAGTTTTTGAGGGCAGGTCTTTACTCAGATGATTACAAAACTAAAGA CCCGCCCTCCCAAGTCCGACAGTTGTGCAAAGAGAGTATAGATTACTCACCGGGGGAGCATGAATATAGCCTTTTACCTGCTCCCATACATGTTG GGAAGTACCTTAGGCTGAAGAGGATTCATTTCCAGTTACCTTACGATGTTATGTTCCTGTGGCAGAACAATCAG cTTCAAAAGCAGCCTGCTGTCCCTCTGAAGAGGAAGCGGCGTTACT GCCGGCTGAAGGGGAGGATTGTGTCGTCTCATCGGACAGCG GAGAGCTCGAGCGACATCTCCAGCTTGTTTCCGCACCTCGACATGGAGCCTTTGACCAGCAGCGAGAG GAGCTTTGTGGTGAAACACCACGTGTTCCTTGTGAGGAACTGGGACCtcgtgagagacagacagatccGACTgaggatagagagggagagggacgcggagggagaggagccgGACTCACAGCGTCTGTCCTGTGATGGATCCAGTGGGGACGAGAGCCACATCATGTCAGGTCCAtga
- the LOC130212726 gene encoding histone-lysine N-methyltransferase ASH1L-like isoform X3 — protein sequence MDQRVKGGAPTTTNSTLDPTSASEDSEVVEKKKRGEVEKGDVGEKEEEKRGAVKKREGDKGAVLELLIEGRCGSAGQQQLQISGRETSCPEGNVRLRIGLQAKRTKKPPKILESYVCKPTVRTYQRQARGGMLRGNGDGGPQNKTSSTPDEATRDQRSVLDSVQTTSKQTASAASPPLASSSLSSSSSQPLSLSSTASTTAPAVTSQGTKSVKQVPVKLTNKTEVNSNGSSERVKKKKLPSVNGKPVSAGHKPCFAATDQTALVAPPTTCIQGPSASETRNEGKTSKKHNGWVQTAKKKRLSNGKGSVDICGTSTSQKKQVGKHSSSSSVSFMDSSARLTAFTSSHKELSMSNKSRPDSPFSSLVTPKPQSFPTMALSSSQTQDQNPSLQASLETKRDKDRKSKKDKQKVKKSKRDKLGAERAKSQIRKEEGKKKKKEKGKNGKSRHGKEKEEGHRTDDTWWDELKTERGKAEKKRDTLSPDSLRPEDNTLGETADTGKLDKTFRVVNPGRSDEMDKMEDSCKSLKQAEPETATGDSSKSKEQDVSRHSTVPPSHPPSSALPSLPTPSAPVSPPFPPQEQDSRPLKKRKARRPSWTKLVHRAQRAENQEAPSDSQHNPLLSFPQNPKMPLPAKATIHQIDESHTAPSGSLNSSSCLLSSATKPPSPKQSHPTSGPSFPASRCPIAPARKRGRPKSHSCSADEPPTRLLPNNIATEVPLMGCDRVQKAPVLEASPKPKCAAQFTSSPKKRGRPPKRPLPEDHSRDPLNRTERSEDFHTPEKGSRQLKIRRLISEMKKRKKRRLHKAMLSGYVGKEARGGQAADPEISLRMSKSIEATTVHTLSALSSSFGSKLGPQINVSKRGTIYMGKRRGRKPKANSNSQNTTQSSLFHNPSETSLFSSHQPQPPPSHPFPSPSLTHSSGAQSPYSEGSLTEPTSSLIFPHPFSLPSPSSSCTSPHPLSSSSLSPFVKKSCPCQGRHHFPFHQSSCKLSCPTPPLHHTPGSPGHLKEATPSPRSESHSEDTLPSDSGIGTDNNSVSERAEMRGLRGMFRLGQGSGGILAGQRHPSSLADRPSPLSSPLSLMPRHTNPVPNSTTAERHRDRHSHRRRDYDCSSSCSCLCPCSNKCSPLDYYPCLGHNALKRQKNKHKKKHQQLHMQDPEFLAELEDLIGQFSEIHIGRRSWARTGLGQGLDGSRNAAGGRRHHSSHSLRSNIFRINLNGFYSPHPSPYSANPSFSPQPFYPCQPVHCSRKPDSRQCGCSSKFQESIDNMGFYGSYPQGTNLYHHLPSSYQLPSPHQYAPHQSHHAHFLLNPARFHRRRSRLLREGALGGQVEGDIGGSGGASHLSSGFTSSLLCGCGRSEHKHKHKHRHRHSEQDMDEEEELHEEEEEDGIDREGLASSKPRAGFISGPGEAGRKGSRGMGSAAAATSSFSAERFKHTSLTSLGLGSSHLSSFGGSWGGLGQTGTTFGGLGATGFGNTTPSWRSFTGEQHTGRQVASDGEDDDGEDESHLYRRSPSPTHTNLFTSAALATRGTGLRSGLASKSPGSGDRSWRKDEPAWTERREAGLQGDSRCRGQQNSVPTSDSVAAGGKRRPGRPRKHPLPSTVSSLVHSSAAPSMASPDLLPGHNRDGREVGGPERERGGDTGQQVTELELQARKKRGRKRKHGDSPCHQSTVC from the exons ATGGACCAGAGAGTGAAGGGGGGAGCCCCTACAACCACAAACTCCACTCTGGACCCCACCTCTGCATCTGAAGACTCTGAAGTGgtagagaaaaagaagaggggtGAGGTGGAGAAAGGAGATGTaggggaaaaggaggaggagaaaagaggagcagtgaaaaagagagaaggagacaagGGGGCAGTGCTGGAGTTGCTCATCGAGGGGCGTTGTGGAAGCGCAGGGCAGCAACAGCTTCAGATCTCTGGCAGAGAGACCAGCTGCCCCGAGGGGAATGTACGTCTCCGAATTGGACTCCAGGCCAAGCGTACCAAAAAACCGCCCAAGATCTTGGAGAGCTACGTCTGCAAGCCCACCGTCAGGACCTATCAGAGACAAGCCCGGGGGGGAATGCTGAGGGGGAATGGAGACGGAGGACCGCAGAATAAAACCAGCTCCACTCCAGACGAAGCAACCAGAGATCAACGTTCAGTTTTGGATTCGGTCCAGACCACATCTAAACAAACTGCATCTGCTGCTTCACCACCACtggcatcatcatcattatcatcttcatcatcgcaGCCACTGTCGTTATCATCAACAGCTTCCACGACAGCCCCGGCCGTAACCAGCCAAGGGACCAAGTCAGTCAAACAG GTTCCTGTCAAACTGACCAATAAGACAGAGGTTAATTCAAATGGCTCATCTGAGAgagtgaagaaaaagaagcttcCCAGTGTCAATGGCAAGCCTGTCTCTGCAGGACATAAACCCTGCTTTGCTGCAACAGACCAAACAGCTTTAGTTGCTCCTCCCACCACATGCATCCAAGGCCCATCTGCATCGGAAACCAGGAATGAAGGGAAGACCTCCAAGAAACATAATGGTTGGGTTCAGACAGCAAAAAAGAAGAGACTATCTAATGGGAAAGGCTCTGTCGACATCTGTGGCACTTCCACCTCACAGAAAAAACAAGTTGGAAAACACAGcagttcctcctctgtttccttcATGGACTCCTCAGCAAGACTTACAGCCTTCACCAGCTCCCATAAAGAACTCAGCATGTCCAATAAGAGCAGACCAGActctcctttctcttctttAGTCACCCCTAAACCACAGTCCTTTCCCACTAtggctctctcctcttcccaaaCCCAAGATCAGAATCCCTCTCTACAGGCCTCactagagacaaagagagacaaagacaggaaatcaaagaaagacaaacagaAAGTCAAAAAATCAAAGAGAGATAAATTGGGAGCTGAAAGAGCAAAGAGTCAGATCagaaaggaggaagggaagaaaaagaaaaaggagaaagggaAAAATGGTAAATCAAGGCAtggcaaagaaaaagaggaaggacATAGGACTGATGATACGTGGTGGGATGAGTTAAAGACTGAAAGAGGAAaggcagagaaaaagagagatacGCTGAGCCCAGACAGTCTTAGACCAGAGGATAATACATTAGGTGAAACCGCTGATACTGGTAAACTAGATAAAACCTTTAGAGTTGTGAATCCAGGCAGATCAGATGAGATGGACAAGATGGAGGACAGTTGCAAGTCACTTAAACAAGCCGAGCCAGAAACCGCAACAGGTGACTCCAGTAAATCAAAAGAACAAGATGTCTCAAGACATTCAACTGTGCCTCCAAGCCACCCCCCCTCTTCTGCTCTTCCCTCTCTGCCCACTCCCTCTGCCCCTGTttctccccctttccccccccaagAGCAGGACAGCCGTCCTCTTAAGAAGCGTAAAGCCAGGCGGCCCAGCTGGACCAAGCTGGTGCACCGGGCTCAGAGGGCCGAAAATCAGGAAGCTCCTTCAGATTCCCAACATAATCCTTTACTAAGTTTCCCCCAGAACCCCAAGATGCCCCTTCCTGCCAAGGCCACTATTCATCAGATTGATGAGTCACACACAGCTCCCTCTGGCTCGTTAAACAGCAGCTCTTGCCTTCTCTCGTCTGCAACCAAACCTCCATCTCCAAAGCAGAGTCATCCCACATCAGGCCCTAGTTTCCCTGCTTCCAGATGCCCCATAGCCCCTGCCCGAAAAAGGGGGCGCCCAAAATCCCACAGCTGTAGCGCAGATGAACCTCCCACGAGACTTTTACCAAACAATATCGCAACTGAGGTGCCGCTCATGGGGTGTGACAGAGTTCAAAAAGCGCCAGTGCTGGAGGCAAGTCCGAAACCGAAGTGCGCCGCTCAGTTTACATCCAGCCCCAAGAAGCGTGGACGTCCCCCCAAGCGACCCCTCCCCGAGGACCACAGTCGAGATCCACTGAATCGCACTGAAAGGAGTGAAGATTTTCACACACCTGAAAAGGGGAGCAGGCAGCTGAAGATCAGGAGGCTGATTAGcgagatgaagaaaagaaagaagaggagacttCACAAGGCAATGCTTTCTGGGTATGTGGGAAAGGAGGCAAGGGGAGGCCAGGCAGCAGATCCTGAGATCTCTCTGAGAATGAGTAAATCAATAGAGGCTACAacagtacacacactctcagccctgtcctcctcctttgGGAGCAAGTTGGGCCCTCAGATCAATGTGAGCAAGAGAGGGACCATCTACATGGGCAAGAGACGAGGACGCAAGCCGAAAGCTAACAGCAACTCCCAGAACACCACACAGTCGTCCTTGTTTCACAATCCCTCTGAAACatctctcttctcatctcaccAACCCcagcctcctccctctcacccatTCCCATCTCCATCTCTCACCCACTCCAGTGGGGCCCAGAGCCCTTATAGTGAAGGCAGCCTCACAGAGCCAACATCCTCCCTGATTTTTCCTCaccctttctccctcccttccccatCATCCTCCTGTACCTCcccccatcctctctcctcctcatccctctctcctttcgTGAAGAAGAGTTGTCCATGTCAGGGAAGGCATCATTTCCCCTTCCACCAGTCTTCGTGTAAGCTCTCCTGTCCCACCCCTCCGCTGCATCATACACCAGGCTCTCCCGGCCACCTGAAAGAGGCCACCCCCTCCCCCAGGAGCGAGTCGCACAGCGAGGACACGCTGCCTAGCGACAGCGGGATTGGAACGGATAACAACAGTGTTTCTGAGCGAGCGGAGATGAGGGGGCTCAGGGGCATGTTCAGGTTGGGTCAGGGATCAGGAGGGATTCTAGCGGGCCAAAGGCACCCCTCCTCTCTTGCGGATcgaccctctcctctctcttcacccCTCTCTCTAATGCCGAGACACACAAACCCCGTCCCCAACTCCACGACTGCAGAGCGGCACAGAGACCGACACAGTCACAGGCGAAGGGATTACGactgttcctcctcctgttcttgCTTGTGCCCGTGCTCCAACAAGTGCTCTCCTTTGGACTATTACCCATGCCTCGGACACAATGCACTGAAGagacagaaaaataaacataagaaGAAGCACCAGCAGCTGCACATGCAGGATCCAGAGTTTCTGGCCGAGCTAGAAGATTTGATTGGTCAGTTCAGCGAGATCCACATTGGACGACGGAGTTGGGCGAGGACAGGACTGGGACAGGGCTTGGATGGGAGTAGGAATGCTGCTGGGGGAAGGCGTCATCACTCCTCACATTCTCTCCGCTCCAACATCTTCAGGATCAATCTGAATGGCTTCTACTCTCCTCACCCCTCACCTTACTCTGCTaatccctctttctccccccaGCCGTTCTACCCTTGCCAGCCAGTGCATTGCAGCAGGAAGCCGGACAGCAGGCAATGTGGTTGCTCGTCCAAATTTCAGGAGAGCATTGATAATATGGGCTTTTACGGCAGCTATCCCCAAGGCACGAACCTTTATCACCATCTCCCCAGCTCCTACCAGCTTCCCTCACCACACCAGTACGCCCCCCATCAGTCCCATCATGCACACTTCCTCCTCAACCCGGCCAGATTCCACAGGCGAAGGAGCAGGTTGCTGCGGGAGGGAGCTTTAGGAGGGCAGGTTGAGGGAGATATAGGAGGCAGTGGAGGAGCCTCACACCTCAGCtcagggttcacatccagcctCCTGTGTGGCTGTGGGAGgagtgaacacaaacacaaacataaacaccgGCACCGGCACAGCGAGCAAGacatggatgaggaggaggagttgcacgaggaagaggaggaagatggaattGACAGAGAGGGACTGGCGAGTTCAAAGCCAAGGGCAGGGTTCATTTCGGGGCCAGGTGAAGCGGGAAGAAAAGGTTCCAGAGGAATGGGgtccgctgctgctgccacaTCGTCATTCTCAGCAGAGAGGTTCAAACACACATCTCTCACCTCACTGGGGCTgggctcctctcacctgtcttcATTTGGAGGCAGCTGGGGCGGTCTGGGCCAGACAGGGACAACATTTGGGGGCCTGGGAGCCACAGGATTTGGAAATACAACTCCCAGCTGGAGAAGCTTTACCGGAGAGCAACATACAGGCCGACAGGTCGCATCTGACGGAGAGGACGACGACGGCGAAGACGAGTCACACCTGTACAGGAGGTCACCGtccccaacacacaccaacCTGTTCACATCAGCTGCCTTGGCAACAAGGGGGACGGGTCTGAGGAGCGGATTGGCCAGTAAGAGTCCAGGAAGTGGGGACAGGTCGTGGAGGAAAGATGAGCCAGCATGGACTGAGAGGAGAGAAGCAG GTTTACAAGGTGATTCAAGATGCCGGGGGCAGCAGAACTCCGTGCCAACGTCAGACAGTGTTGCAGCGGGGGGGAAAAGAAGGCCGGGCCGGCCCAGAAAGCATCCGCTCCCCTCCACTGTATCCTCCCTCGTGCACTCATCTGCAGCGCCCTCCATGGCATCACCCGACCTCTTGCCAGGACACAacagagacgggagagaagtgggagggccagagagagagagaggaggcgacacAGGGCAGCAGGTGACAGAGTTGGAGCTGCAGGCCAGGAAGAAAAGGGGACGGAAGAGAAAACATGGTGACTCTCCTTGTCATCAGAG CACTGTGTGCTAA